The Styela clava chromosome 13, kaStyClav1.hap1.2, whole genome shotgun sequence genome has a window encoding:
- the LOC120332592 gene encoding putative protein-lysine deacylase ABHD14B — protein MASKSILSESGEIFYRETLPVGGASKGDILLLHGMKFSSETWLELKTLEKLAEWGYRAVAVDLPEYGNSKSAKLKGTQADFIHGICQKLSINKPVIISPSMSGGFSLPYLIEHGNNMSGYVPVAPVSTGSYINQYSSVRVPTLIVYGDRDATLGTTSFKHLSGIPNHTVLKIPNAGHACYLDQPDVWHNNLRDFLNTLNS, from the exons ATGGCTTCCAAGTCCATTTTATCGGAAAGTGGAGAAATCTTCTACCGCGAGACTTTGCCTGTTGGAGGTGCATCAAAAGGAGATATCCTGCTTTTGCATGGAATGAAATTTTCGTCAGAAACTTGGCTCGAATTGAAAACTTTGGAAAAACTAGCAGAATGGGGCTACAGAGCTGTTGCTGTTGATTTGCCAG AATATGGAAATTCAAAGAGTGCGAAGTTGAAAGGTACACAAGCAGATTTCATACATGGAATATGTCAGAAGTTATCAATAAATAAACCTGTTATTATCAGTCCCTCAATGAGTGGAGGATTTTCACTTCCATATTTAATCG AACATGGAAATAACATGAGTGGATATGTCCCTGTTGCCCCAGTATCTACTGGCTCCTATATTAACCAGTATTCAAGTGTTAGAGTCCCAACTTTAATTGTTTATG GTGACAGAGATGCTACTTTGGGGACAACCTCCTTCAAGCATCTTTCTGGCATACCCAATCACACAGTTCTCAAAATTCCAAACGCTGGGCATGCTTGCTACCTTGATCAGCCTGACGTCTGGCACAACAATTTGCGGGATTTTCTTAACACGTTGAACagctaa